A portion of the Rhodococcus pseudokoreensis genome contains these proteins:
- a CDS encoding MCE family protein: MTNSIRRSALTATMLVGVVAAAAGCRFDGINSIGLPGNAVGGDTHEVTVELADIQNLVGNSPVKANNVIVGNISHITGDNWGAKLTLELDPQAEIPANVGAKLAQTSVLGSQYLELTVPPGDDAVGLLADGDVIPLDRTSQYPSTEEVLSALALVLNGSGLQQIRTVTSELNRVLGGREESLRSLFGNLEEFVGGVDQQREDIVRAIDGLDRLGAELASQNQTIDRGITSIEPAMQILDEQQKQLTTMLDDVGRFGEVATEVLESSREDLDANLRSLQPVLSQLAAAGDHLPEALKIAGTIPFPVTTTQRAVRGDYMNLFLTLDVSAETVGGKVLGSIPLDELAGLNPARQAVNPLLAPTGATTSGGPATSAPQNGAPR, from the coding sequence ATGACGAACTCTATTCGGAGGTCGGCGCTCACGGCGACCATGCTCGTCGGCGTCGTGGCCGCGGCGGCCGGGTGCCGATTCGACGGGATCAATTCGATCGGACTGCCCGGCAACGCGGTCGGCGGTGACACGCACGAGGTGACCGTCGAGCTGGCGGACATCCAGAATCTGGTGGGCAACTCACCGGTGAAGGCCAATAACGTCATCGTGGGAAACATCAGCCACATCACCGGCGACAACTGGGGTGCCAAACTGACACTCGAACTCGACCCACAGGCCGAGATCCCAGCGAATGTCGGCGCCAAGCTCGCGCAAACCAGTGTGCTCGGCTCCCAGTACCTCGAGCTCACCGTGCCGCCCGGCGACGACGCAGTCGGCCTCCTCGCCGACGGTGACGTGATTCCCCTCGACCGCACCAGTCAATATCCGTCAACCGAGGAGGTGCTCTCGGCGCTCGCTCTCGTGCTCAACGGCAGTGGGTTGCAGCAGATCCGCACCGTGACCTCCGAGCTCAACCGCGTACTCGGTGGCCGGGAGGAATCGCTGCGAAGCCTGTTCGGCAACCTCGAGGAGTTCGTCGGCGGCGTCGACCAACAACGCGAGGACATCGTCCGGGCCATCGACGGGCTCGATCGCCTCGGTGCGGAACTCGCCAGTCAGAATCAGACGATCGACCGAGGGATCACCTCGATCGAGCCGGCTATGCAGATCCTCGACGAACAGCAGAAGCAACTCACCACGATGCTCGACGACGTGGGGCGGTTCGGTGAGGTCGCCACCGAGGTGCTCGAGAGCAGCCGCGAGGATCTCGATGCGAATCTGCGGTCATTGCAGCCGGTGCTTTCGCAGCTCGCTGCGGCCGGTGATCACCTGCCGGAAGCGCTGAAGATCGCCGGAACCATACCGTTCCCGGTCACGACCACCCAGCGCGCCGTCCGGGGTGACTACATGAATCTCTTCCTCACCCTCGACGTCAGCGCCGAGACGGTCGGCGGCAAGGTTCTCGGCAGTATCCCGCTCGACGAGTTGGCAGGACTGAACCCGGCCCGCCAAGCGGTGAATCCTCTGTTGGCACCCACAGGCGCAACAACATCCGGCGGACCAGCGACGTCCGCACCGCAGAACGGAGCACCGCGCTGA
- a CDS encoding MCE family protein translates to MARALPAKLLAVVIAVALVGLVTAAWIENHSVNHVTAYFRNTTGMYVGDRVMILGVEVGRITTIEPDGERVRVEFDYDNDYDVPADAKAAVVAPTLVTGRYIQLAPAYSGGPTLSDGDEIPLDRTAVPVEFDEIKKQVVKLAEDAGRTPEHPDGSLNRFVSSTARTLDGTGTALHDSLTHLSDAATTLNASGEDLFGTVENLQKFTTALAASDQQIRAFSSEFANVSGLLNANRTELDAMLSSMLTTFQEVTKFIEDNRGALVENVGQLEDITRLLVDRQDTLMSILHSGPTALSDFYNIYDADANSLTGALAVPEMPDPRSLICALLTTVDAPANECATAARAFAAPLANAAVRQAVPTPATTPAAPGGMPGAPAPTDPVASITQSLQNLILPEGPR, encoded by the coding sequence ATGGCACGCGCACTGCCGGCGAAACTGCTCGCCGTGGTGATCGCGGTCGCCCTCGTCGGGCTGGTGACCGCCGCCTGGATCGAAAACCACTCCGTCAACCACGTCACGGCCTACTTCCGGAACACCACCGGCATGTACGTCGGAGACCGAGTGATGATCCTCGGTGTCGAGGTAGGCCGCATCACGACGATCGAACCGGACGGCGAGCGGGTCCGGGTGGAATTCGACTACGACAACGATTACGACGTTCCCGCGGACGCGAAGGCTGCGGTCGTCGCCCCGACCTTGGTGACCGGCCGCTACATCCAGCTGGCACCGGCATACTCGGGCGGACCGACCCTGTCCGACGGCGACGAAATCCCCCTCGACCGCACCGCCGTCCCGGTCGAGTTCGACGAGATCAAGAAGCAGGTGGTCAAGCTCGCCGAGGACGCCGGCCGCACCCCGGAGCACCCGGACGGTTCGCTCAATCGCTTCGTGAGCAGCACCGCCAGGACCCTAGACGGGACGGGCACGGCGCTGCACGACTCCCTCACCCATCTCTCTGACGCCGCCACCACGCTGAACGCAAGCGGCGAGGACCTGTTCGGCACTGTTGAAAACCTGCAGAAGTTCACGACCGCCCTCGCTGCCAGTGACCAGCAGATCCGGGCGTTCAGCAGCGAATTCGCGAACGTATCGGGGCTGCTCAACGCCAACCGGACCGAACTCGACGCGATGCTGAGCAGCATGCTGACCACGTTCCAGGAAGTGACGAAGTTCATCGAAGACAACCGTGGGGCGCTGGTCGAGAACGTCGGACAGCTCGAGGACATTACCCGGTTGCTCGTCGACCGCCAGGACACCCTGATGTCGATCCTGCACTCGGGACCGACGGCGCTGTCGGACTTCTACAACATCTACGATGCCGACGCCAACTCGCTCACCGGTGCCCTCGCCGTGCCCGAGATGCCGGACCCGCGCTCGCTGATCTGCGCACTCTTGACCACGGTCGACGCACCCGCAAATGAATGTGCTACGGCTGCAAGAGCTTTTGCCGCACCGTTGGCCAATGCCGCCGTGCGGCAGGCGGTACCTACTCCTGCCACCACCCCGGCTGCGCCGGGGGGTATGCCGGGCGCACCTGCACCGACCGATCCCGTCGCCTCCATCACCCAAAGTCTCCAGAACCTCATCCTTCCGGAGGGACCACGATGA
- a CDS encoding MCE family protein — protein sequence MAQKSFLERDSFRMGLIGTAVLIGILFLALNFNSIPGINRATTYHAEFADASGLAVGDTTQIAGVEVGKVKGLSISGGKVDVEFDADSGAVGLGEDTTAAIKVETALGRRYVEITPGRHGELADGATIPLAQTSSGYDITRALEEVTDKVSETDTVNLSGALEQISSVEDELPPDLRSSLDGLSRLSDTVASRDEELRQLLAGAANVSQILADRDTQVSALFGQGQSLFAALNSRADTIHRVLVQSRQVADALTGLSRDNASTLGPTLEQLKTLVATLNSNYDNINASLTGLEHFTKQVGEAVGSGPFFGVLLHNIVPANLSGQLPGSFGGPR from the coding sequence ATGGCTCAGAAGTCCTTCCTCGAGCGGGATTCGTTCCGCATGGGCCTGATCGGAACAGCGGTGTTGATCGGGATCCTGTTCCTCGCGCTCAACTTCAACTCCATTCCCGGTATCAACAGGGCAACCACATATCACGCCGAGTTCGCCGACGCCAGTGGCCTCGCGGTCGGTGACACCACGCAGATTGCGGGTGTAGAGGTCGGCAAAGTAAAGGGGCTGTCCATTTCCGGGGGAAAGGTTGACGTCGAATTCGACGCGGACAGCGGTGCGGTTGGGCTCGGCGAGGACACGACCGCCGCGATCAAGGTCGAAACTGCTCTCGGTCGGCGGTACGTGGAGATCACTCCCGGACGACACGGCGAGCTCGCCGACGGCGCGACCATCCCCCTTGCCCAGACCAGCTCGGGATACGACATCACCCGCGCGCTCGAGGAAGTCACCGACAAAGTGTCGGAGACCGACACCGTCAACCTCTCCGGCGCACTCGAGCAGATCTCCTCGGTCGAGGACGAGCTTCCGCCGGACCTGCGGTCCTCCCTCGACGGCCTCTCCCGCCTGTCCGACACAGTGGCGAGCCGGGACGAGGAACTGCGTCAGTTGCTCGCCGGGGCGGCCAACGTGTCTCAGATTCTCGCGGACCGGGACACCCAGGTCTCCGCGCTGTTCGGCCAGGGCCAGTCGCTCTTCGCCGCGCTGAACAGCCGGGCGGACACCATCCATCGGGTGCTCGTGCAGTCACGTCAGGTGGCCGATGCGCTCACCGGCCTGTCCCGCGACAACGCATCCACACTCGGACCCACTCTCGAACAGTTGAAGACCCTGGTGGCGACATTGAACAGCAATTACGACAACATCAACGCCTCGCTGACCGGCCTCGAACATTTCACGAAGCAGGTCGGCGAGGCGGTGGGCAGCGGACCGTTCTTCGGGGTGCTGCTCCACAACATCGTCCCGGCCAATCTCTCCGGGCAGCTTCCGGGCAGTTTCGGAGGGCCGCGCTGA
- a CDS encoding MCE family protein gives MTKAPGIKLLIFVLVTSLTGFGVATVVGNMRFGSTHTYQAVFSNASGLGNGEDVKVGGVPLGKVKGVELASDGTAVVSFSLSTERPLTEGTTARIKYKNLIGDRYVELSNGPGAIGALDGPIPLAQTTPALDLDQVVNGFRPLLQGLDPDQTNQLSASLIEVLNGQEASIGRLVTQIGSLSNTLADRDQAIGQVVSNFNTVVGTVNNRGDQFSALIDQLQRLVAGLDGDRDLITNSLGNIDRVTNSLASVLDQNRPAIAQDVVALGDLAGNLNANTDTLNMVLSTLPENYRLIGRVAGYGSFVNFFVCGLAIKYASGPGPGGVTPMFKAPAERCQ, from the coding sequence ATGACGAAGGCACCGGGTATCAAGTTGCTGATCTTCGTGCTGGTCACCTCGTTGACGGGGTTCGGTGTGGCGACGGTGGTGGGAAATATGCGCTTCGGCAGCACACACACCTATCAAGCCGTTTTTTCGAACGCGTCCGGGCTGGGCAACGGCGAAGACGTCAAAGTCGGCGGCGTGCCGTTGGGCAAGGTGAAGGGGGTGGAGTTGGCCTCGGACGGCACGGCAGTCGTGTCGTTCTCTCTCTCCACCGAACGTCCCCTGACTGAGGGGACCACGGCCCGGATCAAGTACAAGAACCTGATCGGTGACCGCTATGTGGAGCTGTCGAACGGGCCAGGTGCCATCGGCGCGCTCGACGGTCCGATTCCACTCGCGCAGACCACTCCGGCGCTCGACCTCGACCAGGTGGTCAACGGTTTCCGGCCACTGCTGCAGGGGCTTGACCCGGATCAGACCAATCAGTTGTCCGCCTCGCTGATCGAGGTACTGAACGGCCAGGAAGCGAGTATCGGGCGTCTGGTGACTCAAATCGGGTCCTTGAGCAACACGTTGGCGGACCGTGATCAGGCGATCGGTCAGGTGGTGAGCAACTTCAATACGGTAGTCGGGACGGTGAACAATCGCGGTGACCAGTTCTCGGCATTGATCGACCAATTGCAGCGACTGGTCGCGGGCCTCGACGGTGACCGTGATCTGATCACCAATTCCTTGGGGAACATCGATCGTGTCACGAACAGCCTCGCAAGTGTTCTCGATCAGAATCGGCCGGCAATCGCGCAGGATGTCGTCGCGCTGGGTGATCTCGCGGGCAACCTCAACGCGAATACCGACACGCTGAACATGGTGCTGTCCACTCTGCCCGAGAACTACCGACTCATCGGCCGCGTCGCGGGTTACGGCAGCTTCGTGAACTTCTTCGTCTGTGGTCTCGCTATCAAGTACGCGTCCGGCCCAGGTCCCGGCGGCGTCACACCGATGTTCAAGGCTCCCGCAGAAAGGTGTCAGTGA
- a CDS encoding MCE family protein, with protein MGGHIEERSRLVYVLLGVCLVTLIAIATAVSVGIYRGSFHSTVPVKLYSARSGLMLEPGSDIKMRDVVVGRVAKVQLVDDQAEITMDIDGSRTSAIPENITAVIDPTTLFGRKFVTLVQPEHPSATTVSAGSVVQGTAVATEVNDLLDSLVTVLRTVEPQKVNATLSALSTSLQGRGDQLGDMMVELDTYLSEFNGSLPTLQRDLVKGAEVSDILADAAPDLLRTVDHVSTTGDTVTEKEQQLSAFLLSFSGFGNSGRSFFEASGDPLEKSLDALEPTTALLAQNAPMYPCFLASMDQTNKYLERTVGGSDQAGLNILGTLLMGDPPYTYPENAPKNGADGAPRCYDPAQAPGHTDFDDGSKAYQTAHGIEDLIGNPFAQFMFGGVR; from the coding sequence ATGGGTGGCCATATCGAAGAGCGGAGCCGCCTGGTCTATGTGCTCCTGGGTGTGTGTCTGGTGACGCTGATCGCGATCGCAACGGCCGTCTCCGTCGGCATCTACCGCGGATCGTTCCACTCGACCGTCCCGGTCAAGCTGTACTCGGCGCGGTCGGGCCTGATGCTCGAACCCGGGTCCGACATCAAAATGCGAGATGTCGTCGTCGGCAGGGTGGCGAAGGTGCAGTTGGTGGACGACCAGGCCGAAATCACCATGGACATCGACGGGAGCCGGACTTCGGCGATACCGGAGAACATCACGGCCGTGATCGATCCGACCACGCTGTTCGGACGCAAGTTCGTGACCCTCGTGCAACCGGAGCATCCCTCGGCGACCACCGTGTCGGCGGGATCCGTGGTTCAGGGCACCGCCGTGGCCACCGAGGTGAACGATCTCCTCGACTCCTTGGTGACGGTGCTGCGGACCGTGGAACCACAGAAGGTCAACGCGACGTTGAGTGCGCTGTCCACCTCGCTGCAGGGCCGCGGCGACCAACTCGGCGACATGATGGTCGAACTCGACACCTACCTGTCCGAATTCAACGGCAGCCTTCCCACGTTGCAGCGCGACCTGGTCAAGGGCGCGGAGGTCTCCGACATCCTCGCCGACGCCGCTCCGGATCTCCTCCGGACCGTCGACCATGTCAGCACCACGGGTGACACGGTGACCGAGAAGGAGCAGCAATTGAGCGCCTTCCTGCTCAGTTTCAGCGGTTTCGGCAACAGCGGGCGCAGCTTCTTCGAAGCCTCCGGTGACCCGTTGGAAAAGTCGTTGGATGCGTTGGAACCGACGACGGCACTCCTTGCACAGAATGCGCCGATGTACCCGTGCTTCCTTGCGAGTATGGATCAGACAAACAAGTACCTCGAGCGCACCGTCGGTGGAAGTGATCAGGCAGGCCTGAACATTCTCGGCACTCTGCTGATGGGTGATCCGCCGTACACGTACCCGGAGAACGCGCCGAAGAACGGTGCGGACGGCGCACCGCGGTGTTACGACCCCGCCCAGGCTCCCGGGCATACCGATTTCGACGACGGCAGCAAGGCCTACCAGACGGCGCACGGTATCGAGGATCTGATCGGTAACCCGTTCGCGCAGTTCATGTTCGGAGGTGTTCGCTGA
- a CDS encoding MlaE family ABC transporter permease, with protein sequence MEEMGRQLHFYTHAVTAIPRTFRRYRKETIRLLAEVSMGTGALAVIGGTLVVISLLTTAVGYEVGQQGVTSLGRIGIGALSGFISAFFNTREAIPVIAGIALTATVGAGFTAQLGAMRVSEEIDAMETMSIPSLPYLVTTRVTAGVIAVIPLYAVALFVGYVATQLVTEYLGEASGTYQHYFNVFLVPSDVAWSMVKVLAMSVVVMCVHCYHGYNAKGGPAGVGVAVGRAVRTSLIAIMVIDLLVGIAVYGGSAGAVKVSG encoded by the coding sequence ATGGAGGAGATGGGCAGGCAGCTCCATTTCTACACTCATGCTGTCACCGCCATTCCGCGCACCTTCCGGCGGTACCGGAAGGAAACGATCCGGCTGCTCGCCGAGGTCAGTATGGGCACCGGCGCCCTGGCGGTGATCGGTGGAACCCTTGTCGTCATTTCACTGCTCACTACCGCAGTGGGGTACGAGGTGGGCCAGCAGGGCGTGACCTCGCTCGGCCGCATCGGAATCGGCGCGCTGTCGGGGTTCATCTCGGCATTCTTCAACACCCGGGAAGCGATCCCCGTCATCGCGGGAATCGCGCTGACCGCGACGGTCGGTGCGGGTTTCACTGCGCAACTCGGGGCGATGCGAGTGAGCGAGGAAATCGATGCCATGGAGACGATGTCGATTCCGTCGCTGCCCTACCTGGTGACGACTCGCGTCACCGCCGGAGTCATCGCGGTGATTCCGCTCTACGCCGTGGCGTTGTTCGTCGGGTATGTCGCCACGCAGCTGGTTACCGAGTACCTCGGTGAGGCGAGCGGAACCTACCAGCACTATTTCAACGTCTTCCTCGTGCCGAGTGACGTCGCATGGTCGATGGTGAAAGTCCTCGCGATGTCCGTGGTCGTGATGTGTGTGCACTGCTACCACGGCTACAACGCGAAGGGCGGGCCTGCAGGAGTCGGGGTCGCGGTTGGACGTGCGGTGCGTACCTCCTTGATCGCGATCATGGTGATCGACCTTCTCGTCGGAATCGCCGTCTACGGTGGCTCGGCCGGCGCCGTGAAAGTGTCGGGCTGA